The Halosimplex litoreum genome has a window encoding:
- a CDS encoding glycoside hydrolase family 127 protein, with amino-acid sequence MTYDSCQPLKPVSLTDASIDDDFWTPRIQTVRDSTIDFVYDRLVESGRIENFRIAAGEADGDFQGRFYNDSDVYKWLEGACYFLTTDSDADLRERVDELVSLIASAQEADGYLNTYFQLVEPEQKWTNLHVLHELYCAGHLFEAAIAHSEATGEDSLVKVATALADHIDERFGPDGYRGVPGHEGIELALVKLYRETGEQRYLDLAEHFVDHRGDPDSRLKYEAFHPEEIAGDAYDHVVEDGEYDGRYFQDHAPLREQETVEGHAVRAMYLYTGAGDVAIETGDDELVAVLERLWENMTERRMYVTGGIGSSHEGERFTGDYDLPNETSYAETCAALGSIIWNRRLLQLTREAKYADLQSRTLYNALLAGLSLDGTRFFYANPHEMGPEGHPLHDEDPNRFAAQRQGWFQTACCPTNVPRLLASLATQVYASDDSSLYVNHHIGSEATVVVDDTTVTVEQESSFPWDAESCLTVTPAQPATFELALRIPEWCTDVSVTVAGEETEATPGEFLHVEREWTAGDKIVFEGSFPVTFVRANPNVRSASGAVAVQRGPVVYCLEGQDSPRPLHQLRLLPDGDTVVDHDHELLDGVTTLDLDALVPEESCWAGGPLYQPDSETTVETTTVRAIPYYGWANRGEDEMRVWVDAESSQL; translated from the coding sequence GTGACTTACGACAGTTGCCAGCCGCTGAAGCCAGTGAGTCTTACCGACGCGAGCATCGACGACGACTTTTGGACGCCCCGGATTCAGACGGTCCGAGACTCAACGATCGACTTCGTCTACGACCGCCTAGTCGAATCAGGCCGCATTGAGAACTTCCGGATCGCGGCCGGCGAAGCGGACGGAGATTTTCAGGGACGGTTCTACAACGATTCGGACGTCTACAAATGGCTCGAGGGAGCCTGCTACTTCCTAACGACCGATTCGGACGCAGACCTACGTGAACGCGTCGACGAACTGGTCTCACTGATAGCTAGCGCCCAAGAGGCGGATGGCTACTTGAACACGTACTTCCAGCTCGTCGAACCGGAGCAGAAGTGGACGAACCTCCACGTGCTCCACGAGCTATACTGCGCCGGACATTTGTTCGAGGCAGCGATCGCACACTCCGAAGCAACAGGCGAAGACAGCCTCGTGAAGGTAGCGACGGCGTTGGCCGACCATATCGACGAGCGGTTCGGGCCGGACGGTTACCGCGGTGTGCCAGGTCACGAAGGGATCGAACTCGCGCTGGTCAAACTCTATCGGGAGACCGGCGAGCAGCGATATCTTGATCTCGCAGAGCACTTCGTCGATCACCGCGGCGATCCGGACTCGCGGTTGAAATACGAGGCGTTTCACCCCGAAGAGATAGCTGGGGACGCTTACGACCACGTCGTCGAGGACGGTGAGTACGATGGACGGTACTTCCAAGATCACGCGCCGTTGCGCGAACAAGAGACCGTTGAGGGGCACGCCGTCCGTGCGATGTATCTGTACACAGGTGCGGGCGATGTGGCGATAGAGACTGGCGACGACGAACTGGTCGCGGTGCTTGAGCGGCTGTGGGAGAACATGACCGAGCGTCGAATGTACGTCACCGGCGGGATCGGGTCCTCTCACGAAGGCGAACGTTTCACTGGAGATTACGACCTCCCGAATGAGACGTCGTACGCCGAAACGTGCGCGGCGCTTGGCAGTATCATCTGGAATCGGCGGCTCCTCCAGTTGACCCGCGAGGCGAAGTACGCCGACCTCCAGTCACGGACGCTCTACAACGCTCTGCTAGCGGGACTCTCACTCGACGGGACCCGATTTTTCTATGCGAACCCCCACGAGATGGGGCCGGAAGGACACCCACTGCACGATGAAGATCCGAACCGGTTCGCAGCCCAGCGACAGGGCTGGTTCCAGACAGCCTGCTGTCCGACGAACGTTCCGCGGCTATTGGCCTCACTTGCGACACAGGTGTACGCGTCGGATGACTCGTCGCTGTACGTGAACCACCACATCGGAAGCGAGGCGACGGTCGTGGTCGACGATACGACCGTGACGGTCGAACAGGAGTCGTCGTTTCCGTGGGATGCCGAGTCGTGTCTGACGGTGACACCTGCTCAACCCGCGACGTTCGAGCTCGCGCTCCGCATCCCGGAGTGGTGTACTGACGTTTCGGTAACCGTCGCCGGCGAGGAGACGGAAGCCACGCCCGGTGAGTTTCTCCACGTCGAGCGCGAGTGGACGGCCGGCGACAAGATCGTCTTCGAGGGATCGTTCCCCGTCACGTTCGTTCGCGCCAACCCGAACGTCCGATCGGCGAGTGGCGCAGTTGCCGTCCAACGGGGCCCGGTCGTCTACTGTCTGGAGGGCCAGGACAGTCCACGTCCACTCCATCAGCTCCGGCTCCTGCCGGACGGGGACACCGTCGTCGACCACGACCACGAACTGCTCGACGGGGTCACCACGCTCGACCTCGATGCGCTCGTCCCCGAGGAATCCTGCTGGGCGGGCGGACCACTCTATCAGCCCGATAGCGAGACGACAGTCGAAACGACGACCGTCCGCGCCATTCCCTACTACGGGTGGGCCAATCGCGGCGAAGACGAAATGCGCGTTTGGGTCGATGCGGAGTCGTCGCAGCTCTGA
- a CDS encoding glycoside hydrolase family 127 protein, with product MPAQVEIGIMTGAQYSVAIGEVEIDDEFWSPWVTRNRDVTIEYQYEQLEESGTLENFRRAIDGKEGGFQGMWFQDSDAYKWIEAASYELTKGDDPDLRERVDEVIGLVADAQEPDGYVNTYFQLVEPEKKWTNLHMLHELYCAGHLIEAAVAHYEATDETTLLDVAVDFADHVDDVFGDEIDGVPGHEEIELALVKLYRVTDEDRYLDLAQYFVDLRGHDDRLEWELAHLSEIAGDEFSSDDWEGSIHDGSKTVFLEEGEYDGSYAQAHAPVRDQDAADGHSVRAMYLYAAMTDLVAERGDDELRAALDRLWENMTTKQMYVTGGIGPEHEHEGFTEDYDLPNDTAYAETCAAIGSVFWNQRLFELTREAKYADLIERTLYNGFLAGVGLDGKRFFYVNPLASSGNHHRKGWFTCACCPPNAARLFASLGQYLYSTSGGELSVNQYIGSTLETTVDGIDVTLDQSSAIPWDEGVSVVIEANGTVPVNFRVPEWCAEATVTIDGEPVDHGESDYVRLERAWDGELVELTFAQEPTVVAAHPDVEADAGRVAVERGPLVYTAEAVDNDRPLHQYRVPDDADVKETHDTALLNGVTVLSVDVAVPSLDGWDGELYRPATETDNEPSSLELIPYYAWDNREPGDMQVWHRSDND from the coding sequence ATGCCTGCGCAAGTCGAGATCGGTATCATGACCGGCGCGCAGTACTCCGTAGCCATCGGCGAAGTCGAGATCGACGACGAGTTTTGGTCTCCGTGGGTCACCCGTAACCGCGACGTGACCATCGAGTACCAGTACGAGCAACTCGAGGAGTCAGGGACTCTAGAGAACTTCCGGCGAGCTATCGACGGGAAAGAGGGCGGCTTCCAGGGGATGTGGTTCCAGGACAGTGACGCCTACAAATGGATCGAGGCGGCGAGCTATGAACTCACGAAAGGGGACGACCCCGACCTACGTGAGCGAGTTGACGAAGTAATCGGTCTCGTCGCGGATGCGCAGGAACCCGATGGGTACGTAAATACATATTTCCAGCTCGTCGAGCCGGAAAAGAAGTGGACCAACCTCCACATGCTCCACGAACTGTACTGCGCGGGCCACCTGATCGAGGCAGCGGTGGCGCACTACGAGGCCACCGACGAGACGACGCTGCTCGACGTGGCCGTCGACTTTGCCGACCACGTCGACGACGTGTTCGGCGACGAGATCGATGGCGTTCCCGGCCACGAGGAGATCGAACTCGCGCTGGTCAAACTCTACCGAGTGACCGACGAGGACCGCTACCTCGACCTCGCACAGTACTTCGTGGATCTGCGAGGCCACGACGACCGGCTGGAGTGGGAACTGGCTCACCTCTCTGAGATCGCTGGTGACGAGTTCAGCTCCGACGACTGGGAGGGGTCGATACACGATGGGTCGAAGACCGTCTTTCTCGAAGAGGGAGAGTATGACGGCAGTTACGCCCAGGCACACGCACCAGTCCGCGACCAAGACGCGGCCGATGGCCACTCGGTCCGTGCAATGTACCTCTACGCTGCTATGACCGACTTAGTGGCCGAACGAGGCGACGACGAGTTGCGAGCGGCGCTCGACCGCCTCTGGGAGAACATGACGACCAAACAGATGTACGTTACCGGGGGTATCGGACCGGAACACGAACACGAGGGGTTTACCGAGGACTACGACCTCCCGAACGACACCGCGTACGCCGAGACCTGTGCCGCCATCGGGAGCGTCTTCTGGAACCAGCGACTGTTCGAGTTGACCCGCGAGGCGAAGTACGCAGACCTGATAGAGCGGACGCTGTACAATGGCTTCCTTGCTGGCGTTGGCCTCGACGGCAAACGCTTCTTCTACGTGAATCCGCTGGCCAGTTCGGGTAACCACCATCGGAAGGGCTGGTTCACCTGCGCCTGTTGTCCGCCCAACGCTGCCCGCCTGTTCGCTTCACTCGGGCAGTACCTGTATTCGACCAGCGGCGGCGAACTTTCGGTGAACCAGTACATCGGCAGCACACTGGAGACGACCGTCGACGGTATCGATGTGACGCTGGACCAGTCTAGTGCGATTCCGTGGGACGAGGGGGTCTCTGTCGTGATCGAGGCCAACGGGACCGTCCCTGTGAACTTTCGGGTTCCAGAGTGGTGCGCCGAGGCCACGGTCACTATCGACGGCGAACCGGTCGATCATGGTGAGAGCGACTACGTCCGTCTCGAACGAGCCTGGGACGGAGAACTTGTCGAACTCACCTTCGCTCAGGAGCCGACGGTTGTGGCCGCTCACCCGGATGTCGAGGCCGACGCGGGACGGGTCGCCGTCGAGCGTGGCCCACTCGTCTATACTGCCGAAGCCGTCGACAACGACCGGCCGCTCCACCAGTACAGAGTCCCCGACGATGCCGATGTCAAAGAGACCCACGACACAGCGTTGCTCAACGGTGTGACCGTCCTGTCGGTAGACGTCGCAGTCCCGTCACTCGACGGCTGGGACGGGGAACTTTACAGGCCCGCGACCGAAACCGACAACGAACCAAGTTCGCTGGAGCTGATTCCATACTACGCATGGGACAACCGCGAACCGGGCGACATGCAGGTGTGGCATCGCTCGGACAACGACTGA
- a CDS encoding aldo/keto reductase: MHVDDRETSLAETMATFDRLVEAGKVRHVGASNYDGWWLARANTIAEERHLTKCSCVQPRLSSLLPHRYSDFDRRRPATGELVSYCDDHDLTMLPYSPLLPGRYGRDDRPVSERYVTMETRPKMEAVRTVANRTGVSGNQVVLARMARRTPTTIPIVGCNTVDQLEANITALDIELTDDDFQRLDSIETLGGLHRRYRSEVRIGRTRDRRSALPQRSSRNAGIPSQESTPLSRSSRLTPRRRDRSPQGEHRDPPRSLTACRDQGNRLLQRR; this comes from the coding sequence GTGCACGTCGACGACAGAGAGACATCGCTCGCGGAAACGATGGCCACCTTCGACCGACTCGTCGAGGCCGGGAAGGTCCGCCACGTCGGTGCAAGCAACTACGACGGCTGGTGGCTCGCTCGCGCCAACACGATCGCCGAAGAGCGGCATCTGACGAAATGTAGCTGTGTCCAGCCACGGCTCTCGTCTCTGCTCCCGCACCGCTACTCGGACTTCGATCGTCGGCGGCCGGCGACCGGCGAACTCGTCAGCTACTGCGACGACCACGACCTGACGATGCTCCCGTATTCCCCACTGTTGCCGGGCCGTTACGGCCGTGACGACCGCCCGGTTTCCGAGCGGTACGTCACGATGGAGACCCGTCCGAAGATGGAGGCTGTCCGGACCGTCGCCAACCGAACGGGTGTCTCCGGCAATCAGGTTGTCCTCGCCCGGATGGCTCGGCGTACCCCGACGACGATCCCCATCGTCGGCTGCAACACTGTCGATCAGCTTGAAGCGAACATCACTGCGCTCGATATCGAACTGACCGACGACGACTTCCAGCGGCTCGACAGCATCGAAACCCTGGGCGGCCTCCACCGACGGTACCGGAGCGAAGTTCGGATCGGACGGACTCGGGACCGTCGGTCGGCTCTTCCTCAGCGGTCCTCCAGGAATGCTGGGATTCCCAGCCAAGAATCGACGCCGCTCTCACGGTCGAGTAGGCTGACTCCTCGCCGGAGAGATCGCAGTCCTCAGGGAGAGCATCGTGACCCGCCTCGATCGCTGACGGCGTGTCGTGACCAAGGAAACCGTCTGCTGCAAAGGCGTTGA
- a CDS encoding beta-L-arabinofuranosidase domain-containing protein codes for MDDSLTDSSVTVQAIEPSVETAGRHFDSVEIHLERQYTYTGAVALVSMVVSNSPQLSPRAFNPLPLGAVTPRGWLRRQLRVQADGLTGSIDEIWEDLADNAWLDGKRDGWERGPYYADGLVPLAHLLEDDTLQAKAETWVEGFLAAQDDDGWFRPKQVWAAVDPSDPWPRFVICKSLRQHYEATGDERARDAIESFAEYLMEHPDNWSIGDWAEMRWMDLAVTLHWLFEETGEAWILDLVELLIGRGFDWTDHFQNFQFKRKQDDPKMETHVVNNAMGIKAPAVRHRQSATGDHSSAVYEGIDNLDRFHGQATGLFTGDEHFSGKNPSQGTELCAVVEYMYSLEYLASTLGDPAFADRLERIAYNALPATFTPDMWAHQYDQEANQVLCTVAERPWTNGPEANIFGQTPHFGCCHANFHQGWPKFAANLWMRSPDGGLAAVAYAPSEVQTTLEDGTPVGVVVETDYPFEDEITFRINVEATTTFPLYLRIPEWADGASITTSSGKTVPETGSYHVLDQAWEPGDEVSLSLSTQLSAERRYNGSVALHRGPLVFSLPIDAERKLVGGTPPAGDWEYHPTELWNYALDLDATDPSATTDLERRSPGKVPFDPEDPPVELNVDGALAPEWQLENNWAGEIQRSPTRTDTDTQSLTLVPYGATNLRVTEFPLLE; via the coding sequence GTGGACGACAGTCTGACCGACTCTTCGGTAACCGTTCAGGCCATCGAACCCTCTGTCGAAACTGCTGGCAGGCACTTCGACTCGGTCGAGATCCATCTCGAACGCCAGTATACTTATACGGGTGCGGTAGCGTTAGTCTCTATGGTCGTTAGTAATTCCCCGCAACTATCTCCAAGAGCGTTCAACCCGCTACCTCTCGGTGCAGTCACACCACGCGGTTGGCTCCGCCGCCAGTTGCGCGTCCAAGCCGACGGGTTGACCGGCAGTATCGACGAGATCTGGGAGGATCTGGCGGACAACGCTTGGCTCGACGGCAAGCGTGACGGCTGGGAGCGTGGTCCGTACTACGCCGACGGCCTGGTACCCCTGGCGCACCTACTTGAGGACGACACCCTCCAAGCCAAGGCGGAGACGTGGGTCGAGGGATTTCTCGCGGCACAGGACGACGACGGGTGGTTCCGCCCGAAACAGGTGTGGGCTGCAGTGGACCCGTCCGATCCATGGCCACGGTTCGTCATCTGCAAGTCGCTCCGGCAACACTACGAAGCGACCGGGGACGAACGGGCCCGAGACGCCATCGAATCGTTTGCCGAGTACCTCATGGAACACCCAGACAACTGGTCAATCGGCGACTGGGCCGAGATGCGGTGGATGGATCTAGCCGTCACGCTGCACTGGCTGTTTGAGGAGACCGGCGAAGCGTGGATCCTCGATCTCGTCGAGTTGCTAATTGGCCGTGGGTTCGACTGGACGGACCACTTTCAGAACTTCCAATTCAAACGCAAACAGGACGACCCGAAGATGGAGACGCACGTCGTAAACAACGCTATGGGGATCAAGGCGCCGGCCGTTCGTCACCGTCAGAGCGCGACAGGAGACCACAGCAGCGCTGTCTACGAGGGGATCGACAACCTCGACCGCTTCCATGGGCAGGCGACCGGCCTGTTCACCGGCGACGAGCACTTCTCTGGAAAGAATCCCTCCCAAGGGACCGAACTGTGTGCAGTCGTCGAGTACATGTACTCGCTGGAATATCTCGCGTCAACCCTCGGTGACCCCGCGTTCGCGGACCGGCTCGAACGGATCGCGTACAACGCCCTTCCGGCGACGTTCACCCCAGACATGTGGGCCCACCAGTACGATCAAGAAGCCAATCAGGTTCTCTGTACCGTCGCCGAACGACCCTGGACCAATGGCCCCGAGGCGAACATCTTTGGACAGACACCCCACTTCGGATGTTGTCACGCCAACTTCCATCAGGGGTGGCCGAAGTTTGCGGCCAACCTCTGGATGCGTTCGCCCGACGGCGGGCTCGCGGCAGTGGCGTACGCTCCTTCCGAGGTTCAGACGACCCTCGAGGACGGAACTCCAGTCGGCGTAGTCGTGGAGACCGACTACCCCTTCGAAGACGAAATCACCTTTCGGATAAACGTCGAAGCAACGACGACATTCCCGCTCTATCTGCGGATTCCGGAGTGGGCGGACGGCGCGTCTATCACGACCTCCAGCGGCAAAACAGTCCCTGAGACGGGAAGCTATCACGTCCTCGATCAGGCGTGGGAGCCAGGTGACGAAGTCTCGCTTTCGCTGTCGACACAACTGTCCGCCGAACGTCGCTACAACGGGAGCGTCGCGCTGCATCGCGGCCCACTCGTCTTTTCGTTACCAATCGACGCCGAGCGGAAGTTGGTCGGCGGGACGCCACCGGCTGGTGACTGGGAGTATCACCCGACCGAACTCTGGAACTACGCGCTCGATCTGGATGCCACTGACCCGTCGGCGACGACAGATCTCGAACGCCGGTCGCCTGGGAAGGTCCCGTTCGACCCCGAGGACCCCCCGGTCGAACTGAACGTAGACGGGGCGCTCGCGCCGGAGTGGCAACTAGAAAACAACTGGGCCGGCGAGATACAGCGGAGTCCGACGCGGACCGACACCGACACCCAGAGCTTGACCCTCGTCCCATATGGCGCGACGAATCTACGAGTAACCGAGTTCCCACTTCTCGAGTGA
- a CDS encoding IclR family transcriptional regulator has product MSPDDTPVLQSSQKQFNVLEQLTQADGAGITELSEATSLPKSTVHLHLQSLIEAGYVVKSGQEYSPSLKLLRMGEQTRESVELYREGREEIDSLARETNELVNLGLFENGKVRLLYLRETHGDSPTEPPSVSTEFEATRQRVSVLSEDYGHAAGTTLDIHATAMGKAILAALSRETVERIIDEHGLPRHTEQTITSYEELFAELETIRTRGYAEDVEGRAEDLYCVAAAVSNNDEPIGAVSITGLSDQWNGEYQERLADKIIDTARMIEIKLAHS; this is encoded by the coding sequence ATGTCACCTGACGATACGCCTGTTCTGCAATCGTCACAGAAGCAATTCAACGTCCTTGAACAGCTCACACAGGCGGACGGCGCCGGTATTACAGAACTCTCAGAGGCCACTTCACTCCCGAAGAGCACTGTCCACCTCCATCTTCAGTCGTTGATCGAAGCCGGGTACGTCGTCAAATCCGGTCAGGAATATAGTCCTTCGCTCAAGTTGCTCAGAATGGGTGAACAGACGCGAGAGAGCGTCGAACTATATCGAGAGGGGCGCGAAGAGATCGACTCACTCGCGAGAGAAACAAACGAACTGGTTAACTTGGGACTGTTTGAGAACGGGAAGGTACGTCTCCTGTACCTCCGAGAGACCCACGGAGACAGTCCGACTGAGCCACCGTCCGTCTCAACGGAATTCGAAGCGACAAGACAGAGAGTGAGTGTACTAAGCGAGGACTACGGGCACGCTGCAGGGACCACGCTCGATATCCATGCAACTGCTATGGGGAAGGCGATCCTTGCCGCACTGTCACGGGAGACAGTTGAGCGAATCATCGACGAGCATGGGCTTCCCCGCCACACCGAGCAAACGATCACGTCCTACGAGGAACTCTTCGCGGAGTTGGAGACCATCCGCACGCGAGGCTACGCCGAAGACGTCGAAGGTCGAGCCGAGGACCTCTACTGCGTCGCGGCAGCAGTTTCGAATAACGACGAGCCGATAGGTGCGGTTAGCATCACCGGCCTCTCGGATCAGTGGAACGGTGAGTATCAGGAGCGACTCGCGGACAAAATCATCGACACTGCGCGGATGATCGAAATAAAACTGGCCCACTCCTGA
- a CDS encoding sensor histidine kinase yields MFGVGSLLGLAVVFVVFTLVRLSEASGSGLAQRVALGLTVALGLSLAAGGLGIVRYDLTSYAPRIAGWTYLGAAALLVAVSLNTVLFEVIRPGYTIALYLVTNAAAGGAVLGFVIGLYDGHQRQSHTELAAKQREATALSTRLSVLNRVLRHDIRTRAQVLRGHSERLASGDLAPTNAAVNIDQTTDRLLNLSEEARELEQLLEHDAFETEAVDIVTVVEGAVRTVETTHSRLTLTLDLPDERRVQAPPLFRQAIEHVLENAAEHNDSPDPRAEVTVEAPEAGMVALSIADNGPGIDQNELIHNTGAAETGLEHSTGLGLWLATWIVEEGGGTLAVETPSSGEFGTVVTLRVPTV; encoded by the coding sequence ATGTTCGGTGTCGGGTCGCTACTCGGGCTGGCTGTCGTATTCGTCGTGTTCACGCTGGTACGGCTGTCGGAGGCGAGCGGGTCCGGGTTGGCCCAGCGTGTCGCGCTGGGGCTCACCGTCGCGCTCGGACTGTCGTTGGCCGCGGGCGGGCTCGGGATCGTCCGCTACGACTTGACGAGCTACGCCCCCCGTATCGCCGGGTGGACGTATCTCGGGGCCGCTGCATTGCTGGTGGCCGTGAGTCTCAATACGGTCCTCTTCGAGGTGATTCGCCCGGGGTATACGATCGCGCTCTACCTCGTTACGAACGCCGCCGCTGGCGGTGCAGTGCTCGGGTTCGTGATCGGGTTGTACGACGGCCACCAACGGCAGAGCCATACGGAACTCGCAGCTAAACAGCGCGAGGCGACGGCACTGTCGACGCGCTTGAGCGTTCTCAACCGTGTGTTGCGCCACGATATTCGCACCCGGGCCCAGGTGCTCCGGGGGCATTCCGAGCGACTCGCGTCGGGCGATCTGGCGCCGACGAACGCCGCGGTCAACATCGACCAGACCACCGATCGGCTGCTCAACCTCTCGGAGGAGGCACGCGAACTGGAACAGCTGCTCGAACACGACGCGTTCGAAACCGAGGCCGTCGATATCGTCACCGTCGTCGAGGGAGCTGTCCGGACGGTCGAAACGACCCACTCGAGGCTGACGCTGACGCTGGACCTCCCCGACGAACGACGAGTACAGGCGCCCCCGCTGTTCAGACAGGCTATCGAGCACGTCCTCGAGAACGCCGCCGAACACAACGACAGTCCCGACCCGCGGGCGGAGGTCACCGTCGAGGCCCCCGAAGCGGGGATGGTTGCACTCTCGATCGCCGATAACGGACCGGGGATCGACCAGAACGAGCTGATCCACAATACGGGGGCGGCCGAGACGGGGCTCGAACACAGTACGGGCCTGGGGCTCTGGTTGGCAACGTGGATCGTCGAAGAGGGAGGCGGCACGTTAGCGGTCGAGACACCGTCCTCTGGGGAATTCGGGACCGTCGTCACGCTCAGGGTTCCCACGGTCTGA